The proteins below are encoded in one region of Triticum aestivum cultivar Chinese Spring chromosome 1B, IWGSC CS RefSeq v2.1, whole genome shotgun sequence:
- the LOC123096147 gene encoding acetylserotonin O-methyltransferase 1, with amino-acid sequence MALTGDYKLISTEDMLQGHAELCIHAYGFVKSMALKCAIELGIPGAIHGNGGGASLGELATIIALPLSRLPRLRRLMRVLTVSGVFSVEHQQPDDSVGCAVAVYGLTSASRLLVGDGETSSGLSSLVSLMVDPNLTAPFSGMSAWFMDDEQPRSFFEMHHGEDMWDMAAREAALSRTIGDGMTDDSRFVVEVILREGRARDVFSGVRSMVDVGGGTGTIAKAIAAAFPHVECSVLDLPHVVAEAPADGEVRFIAGDMFDHIPPADAVLLKSVMHDWRDDECVKILRRCKEAIPTREAGGKVIIINMVVGSEKSKGNSTKKEEAQALYDLFLMAFEGGEREEHEWEKIFLEAGFSGYNIIPALGIRSIIEVYP; translated from the exons ATGGCACTCACCGGCGACTACAAGCTCATCAGCACCGAGGACATGCTCCAAGGCCACGCCGAGCTCTGCATCCACGCCTACGGCTTCGTCAAGTCCATGGCGCTCAAATGCGCCATAGAGCTCGGCATTCCCGGCGCCATccacggcaacggcggcggcgcctCGCTCGGCGAGCTGGCCACCATTATCGCCCTCCCTCTCTCTAGGCTCCCGCGCCTGCGCCGCCTCATGCGCGTGCTCACCGTATCGGGCGTCTTCTCCGTCGAGCACCAGCAGCCGGACGACTCCGTGGGCTGCGCCGTCGCCGTCTACGGGCTCACCTCGGCCtcccgcctcctcgtcggcgacggTGAGACATCGTCGGGACTGTCCAGCCTCGTGTCCCTCATGGTCGACCCGAACCTCACCGCACCGTTCTCCGGCATGAGCGCGTGGTTCATGGACGACGAGCAGCCGCGCTCTTTCTTCGAGATGCACCACGGCGAGGACATGTGGGACATGGCCGCGCGGGAAGCTGCTCTGAGCAGGACGATAGGTGACGGCATGACCGATGACAGCCGCTTCGTCGTGGAGGTGATCCTGAGGGAGGGCCGCGCACGCGACGTCTTCTCCGGGGTGCGCTCGATGGTCGACGTCGGCGGCGGCACCGGCACCATCGCAAAGGCCATCGCGGCAGCTTTCCCGCACGTCGAGTGCAGCGTCCTGGATCTCCCACACGTCGTCGCGGAGGCCCCGGCCGACGGAGAGGTGCGATTCATCGCCGGCGATATGTTTGATCACATTCCCCCGGCCGACGCTGTTCTGCTCAAG TCAGTGATGCATGATTGGCGAGACGACGAATGCGTCAAGATACTGCGAAGGTGCAAAGAGGCAATCCCTACCAGAGAAGCTGGAGGGAAGGTGATAATCATAAACATGGTGGTGGGTTCTGAAAAGTCTAAGGGCAATAGTACTAAAAAGGAGGAGGCACAAGCATTGTACGATCTCTTCCTCATGGCTTTCGAGGGAGGTGAACGAGAAGAGCACGAGTGGGAGAAGATCTTCTTGGAAGCCGGATTCAGTGGCTACAATATCATACCCGCGCTAGGAATTAGGTCCATCATCGAGGTCTATCCTTAA